The sequence caaacacacactctcgcgcgatctagcaaaactaaagcaaatgaaattctctctctctctctctctctctctctctctctctctctctctctctctctctctctctctggatttggcaaaaaacaaaaattaaaataaaataaaaataaatcctccacattcctccccccttactttgccaaatccttctcacacaacacttacattattttttccataacccagtcgcagtcgggaacgggacctctactccgagtaacttggcccccatatactctctcattcacttcttccttatcaccatcattcgctacattaacactattcctatctaaatccctatcatctaatatatcatgtacaatcatatctacctcgttctcatctggccctaaaattacactcatttctgtaaacagttcatccatttcatcaaaaacattctcaacttaagcaaaagattcattcatactactaatcattctcctatctctcactctcgcattcgtcatcctttcttttacatcacctaaggaaaagccacacacgctataggtatcattcatactcagccatgattcatctgtattaacacatttatcttccatacatacttgcacatttacacccttgtcatacttatttctgttctcacttttacttataaatttcccttgtactttctcctcacttaaaactttcaaacgcctctttttcctatattcaactaacactaattgtttattttccagccctaacttctcatgcatactagattcatacttgctcatttctaaccaattattcatcccattctcacaaacattgatcctattccttccacacacacaggaggactcacccagctgaaccctcttacactctagtttcccgaacatcctggctgacttaatcccttcttcctacatactctagctacatgcccatctgcaccacattcagtacacttactccgcagctccttgcacattctagcataatgaccatccttaccacaattaccacaaattacattcaaatgattactacgacatccactcgctatgtgcccagtcataccacactgaaaacacttaacctctttctctttcttgcactcactaattctatgccctacctcaccacatccaaaacaagcacctagagcccatctacattcattcttcttatgacctactttcccacacctataacacttttcatcacggacacggctatctgacatacctcgatgtgcactcacactcctatccctattgcgccaattaccctgcctaaatccttcatttgtccttacaggtattcccacattacttgccctaacactcctatctactacattatcagctaccctcattggtcctctcaaaattgcatccttataactaccaaattctattacactttcttccattccagttcttacactcacagatttactttctttcatgcacctatctaactcataatcctcaactatctctagtatatcatcccatgtcaatctctcttgcgtccacctcattttctctttgcgtttcaaattaatgaattcacacacattctcaggtactgttgccaaaaacttcctcattaactccttattctcatttataccttcatccccatacttcttcctagctaaagtttccaacctacatacatacatcgatatcgcttctcctgcattcatccgtgcttcatcaaaatcattcttacgcttatacttaacactccctttcatacgttttacctgctcaattattctctttttcacactttcataatcaacgtcacctacactcattatcactccatacatcgtcaacaaatacccagtcaaatattctcctaactccctagcccaaactcttttactatcaccatacttatcctgacaatacctctcatactccttgaaaaactcgtatacatccctactactatgctcattgaacctttcacaccaaggtacctctctcataaacacagtcttacacacatcacgttcattctcactgctatcatcattgctaccttccttcttgtttcctacttcctcgctagaatataaggaatctaattccacagtcatactcctatccttgatcatactcttcctagcccttttcttactcgccactttcacccattcacaatcgtccttgctatcagcctgatactttttcttctctttcttcacatcacttttacctttcttctcatgattcctatcacatttctgttcatccttcctatgccttattcccttatcttcaatctcactatcactattactattactatcactatcacttcctttcccattatcactaaccttagccttctcatccactatcaacccattacccgaagctgaggacactcctccgactgcaccttcacccattaaagttttcatcatccccatgacttgccccatcatagcttccaatcgtttctccgttcgttcctcattctctttcatcctcatcttaacacattcttccactctctctacagttcccttcaactccccaagctccttctgcatcgcctcattctcccagttcaacctctcattctctcctagcaacctctctttctcaactatcaacatctgctcccgttctttataatgccgcaattcctcctccaaagccttgtatttaccttccatttttcttcaaccttaatcctaattccgtccttcgtccaacagtccggcttcctatcccacctcggcagtccctgttcgggcgccaaaataatgtggcgggatgttgcaaaacaacccccacacccttgaatcactctaactgacaattgtcccacaacacaaactttccccttactttatcaaccggactcttcgatagaaggaaaattgaaacaaaacataaccttaaagctatattaccttacaaactaaaataatcaacaccaaaagcatccacattcgaaatacttaaaactgatcaaacttaatattaaatatgcaaaaaccaaaacaccaaaaaaaaccctaacaaacttaaaattaaataaaccacaaccaatatgtatatattattttataggacaatgacactgtcctcaacacaagccaaactgtcttttatggcaaactaccagtatcaccacttggtggtcaactattccactgggtggcaatttgtacacactacttccctgattggggtcattgttatcatcaccatcatattcatcatcatcatcatcagcaatcctaattcaaaggccaagtcatcatccgttcagaaatccaaaaacagtccaaaaaaaaaatcgtatacaggccgggtcatcaacagttgagcaatcaaatagcgaagtctaaatgcaatcctttattacaggcctggtcatcaacaataatccactttcaaaacttgagtctctccaaaggaggaatcacggcctgccaaaataaaaaagaaaaacacttatgaacactcctaactaactgaactatcgcactataatcaaagataaataataaattgttcctatcattcacaatcactacaagcaaagataaacaNNNNNNNNNNNNNNNNNNNNNNNNNNNNNNNNNNNNNNNNNNNNNNNNNNNNNNNNNNNNNNNNNNNNNNNNNNNNNNNNNNNNNNNNNNNNNNNNNNNNNNNNNNNNNNNNNNNNNNNNNNNNNNNNNNNNNNNNNNNNNNNNNNNNNNNNNNNNNNNNNNNNNNNNNNNNNNNNNNNNNNNNNNNNNNNNNNNNNNNNNNNNNNNNNNNNNNNNNNNNNNNNNNNNNNNNNNNNNNNNNNNNNNNNNNNNNNNNNNNNNNNNNNNNNNNNNNNNNNNNNNNNNNNNNNNNNNNNNNNNNNNNNNNNNNNNNNNNNNNNNNNNNNNNNNNNNNNNNNNNNNNNNNNNNNNNNNNNNNNNNNNNNNNNNNNNNNNNNNNNNNNNNNNNNNNNNNNNNNNNNNNNNNNNNNNNNNNNNNNNNNNNNNNNNNNNNNNNNNNNNNNNNNNNNNNNNNNNNNNNNNNNNNNNNNNNNNNNNNNNNNNNNNNNNNNNNNNNNNNNTTAAAAATCTCCATGGTAAATTGGTTGTATCTTTAGTAAATTGAAGTAAAGTGACCCTTGGCAACGTTTGACCAGTAAGTCATCTCTTTGTCAGGTACTTGAGGTCACTATAATGGTGAACATGTGGACTCCGAACATAAGCCCACATCCAGGGACCAGATACCCAGGTTCATTAAAGAACGGTAGCTTCCTTCCCTATTTGTTTTAAAAGTAAAATTCAAAATATAGGAGACTCATGCACATATTCTCAAGTATCTATTTCCACTGCGCTGATTGTATATTTAGGAAACTTTAGCTCAGCTTCACTTAGGTATTTAAGATACAACAAACCTTTCATAAATATATCCTCAGGCTGGCTGGAATATGAGGCAGAACTAGATAACCAATTGATCAGCAGAGTTCCACATATTTAGTGTATATCGTGCTCGTTAGTATGTTAATATTGTTACGCCAAACATGGCGTGTCAGTATTTTCAGGAAAGCCTGATACATCTTACCTTTGTAAGGGTACTGTAGGCACTACTGAAGCGTCTTTGCTGCGTTCCTTCGGCCATTAAATGTGCTTGCTTTATATTAATTCCAACGTCCTTTCATGTATTTGgatgtccaacctcttttactttGACTTCATAATTTAACATCAAAGTTTTCCTCACTTGCATTTGGGCTTTGGGTGGCCACACAGCTTCCAAAACTAGGGTTTATAGCACATATTCCTGAATCGAAATCAAGTTGAGATATATCATATTAGTTATGttaagaaaatgaataattaatggTGTGTTATTATATGGGAAATAAAGCATTATGAAACATATtgtataatacattttataaatgGGATGCCGCTTGAGAAATTTGGTTTGAAGCAAAATGATAATACCGTAGCTGTTGACTCAAACAGACATACTGACTAAATGACTGACTGACAAACAGACGGACAGGGTAAGAATAGATTGACTTGAAATTTCATTGTTATATAATCATAGGATAAAAGAACCCAAAATAAACGAAGCAGGTACGATATCTTCATCATTAATACCATCTCCTCTTTCGCCTATTAACGTaaggggcctctgttagatttcacctgtcgtctctatcttgagcttttagatcgatacttctccattcatcgtctcctacttcacgcttcataggcctggattttccaactcttatagtgcattgcggagcccaattaaatgtttggtgaactaacctctcttggggagtgccaagaccatgaccaaaccatctccatctacccctcaccatgatctcatccacatatagcactcgagtaatatctcttatagtttcatttctaatcctctcgtGCCATTTCACTCCCTATATTCTTCTcaaggctttgttctgaaatctacgaaatctgttggatattgttttattttcataccacgactcatgtccatacagtaacacagacttcactaaattgatatatagtctgattcttatttgtaatttcaggcgatttgatttccaaattttacttaacccattgtctgaatttccttttttaatctttcattgaattccaattctaaagaccctttattagagatcatagttcctaaatatttaaatgattccaccttattaatcctttctccttccaatgaaaaatcatcttccattgcattttctgtgctcatcatctctgtctttcttctatttatcttgagcccaacctcctgtgatatttcatacattctggttagcaagtattgcaaatcgtgtggtgttctgctaataaggatagcatcattagcataatctaggtctactaattttctgttaccaatccagtcaaatctttctctaccatccccaactgttctatgcattacgaaatccatgaggaggaaaaacaacataggtgacaaaacattcccttggagtatgtagctgttcactggaaattcttttgataggactccaataacattatcTTTTCACCCACTATGCTCATGAactcttaatcaaatttacatatttgagaggaactccaaactaacgcaggactctccacaaaattgtacagtgtacaatatcaaaggctttttcatagtccacaaatgtcatcaaaagtataTTGCTATATTTCACACATTGCTGtcttaaaataagaatttggtcagtacaacttctaccttttttaaatgcTGCGTGCTcattctcaacttttcatcaatctttctctctagtgtctttataataggcatactatatattttcatgacaaccgacgtaaatgggatgcctctgtaattattagtcaggtctatttttttttttttttttttgccattttcaccaacactcctagctctcattcatcatgttttgcctccttacgccacattctacaaaataatcttgtaagtaatctgggagtcacttcattttcggccaatatcatctcagcagttattccatcgtatccagaggctttccatctctttgagttttttaaggatagctacGACTTCTAACACACACTGAATT comes from Palaemon carinicauda isolate YSFRI2023 chromosome 3, ASM3689809v2, whole genome shotgun sequence and encodes:
- the LOC137638198 gene encoding uncharacterized protein, whose product is MEGKYKALEEELRHYKEREQMLIVEKERLLGENERLNWENEAMQKELGELKGTVERVEECVKMRMKENEERTEKRLEAMMGQVMGMMKTLMGEGAVGGVSSASGNGLIVDEKAKVSDNGKGSDSDSNSNSDSEIEDKGIRHRKDEQKCDRNHEKKGKSDVKKEKKKYQADSKDDCEWVKVASKKRARKSMIKDRSMTVELDSLYSSEEVGNKKEGSNDDSSENERDVCKTVFMREVPWCERFNEHSSRDVYEFFKEYERYCQDKYGDSKRVWARELGEYLTGYLLTMYGVIMSVGDVDYESVKKRIIEQVKRMKGSVKYKRKNDFDEARMNAGEAISMYVCRLETLARKKYGDEGINENKELMRKFLATVPENVCEFINLKRKEKMRWTQERLTWDDILEIVEDYELDRCMKESKSVSVRTGMEESVIEFGSYKDAILRGPMRVADNVVDRSVRASNVGIPVRTNEGFRQGNWRNRDRSVSAHRGMSDSRVRDEKCYRCGKVGHKKNECRWALGACFGCGEVGHRISECKKEKEVKCFQCGMTGHIASGCRSNHLNVICGNCGKDGHYARMCKELRSKCTECGADGHVARVCRKKGLSQPGCSGN